GTGCCACGGGACCTCGGGCGCGATCGGGCCGATCACCGGCGGCCCCGGCGGCCCCGGCGGGCGCGGCGGCGGCCGCGGCACCGGGCGCAAGGGCCGCAGCACCGCGCCGAGATCGCCGTCGACGGGCCGGGCCGGGCCCAGCCCGCCCTGGCGGGTGTAGAGCCGGGTGGCGACCCCGGCGTCGTCGGCCACCACCAGGATCGCGTCCTCGGCTGCGCCGATCGCCAGCAGCACCTGCACCGCCGCGAACCGCTGACCGTCGTCGGTCGCGGCCCGCAGGCGATCGCGCGCCCGGGCCGCGCGCACCGGCGCCGGCGCCAGCACCGGCACCAGATCGACCCGGACGATCTGCCCGGCGGTCGCGACCACGCGCCGCCCGGTGTCGACGATGTCGTCGCCGCGGGCGGTCACGATGTGGGGGCCGGGCGCGAGCTGCGCCACCGCCGGCTCGCGCCCGACGACCTCGCCGTCGACCAGGATCTCGGTGGCGCCGGGCGCCGCGATCATGACCGCGCCCGAGCCCGGTGGCGGCGTGACCGCGGCCGCGAACACCGCCACCTGGTCGGGCGGGTACTGCGCCGGATCGAGCGCGCGGGCCGGGGACAGCTTGTGCACGAGGCTCCAGGTCGGGATCGCGGCGGCGAGGCCGCTGTCGTCGGCGACCGCCAGGCCCTCGACGAAGGCCAGGTTGGCCAGGAGCTCGCGGGCGGTGCGATCCCCGGCCTCGCCGGCCAGCGCGTCCTGCGCGGCGCGGGCGATCGCCGCCGCGTCGCCGTAGGCGAACCGCACCATCCGCTCGCGCGCGTCGGCGAGCGCGGCCGCGGCGGCGGCGATCGCGGTGCCGTCGATCGGCGTCGGCGCCGCCAGCGCGTCGATCAGCCGGGGCGCGATCGGCCCCAGCGTCGGCTCGGGCCCGAGCGCGCCGTTGAGCCGGGCCACGACCTCGGCGCCGCGGCCGTCGGCGCTGGCGTCGACCACGACCACCGGACGCTCGTCCGCCCGCGCCGTCGTCGCGGCGGCGATGAAAGCTAAGGGCACGAGCGCCAGGTGGGCGCGCATGGCCATACTATAGGGCATCCTCCGGGCCGCGCCCGGTGATCGCCCGCCATGTCCGAGGTCCCCGAGAAGAGCCTGGAACGCTACGACGTGCTGGACCGCATCGCGGTCGGCGGCATGGCGGAGGTGTTCCTGGCCAAGGCCTACGGCGCCCACGGCTTCGAGAAGACGCTGGCGATCAAGCGGATCTTGCCCGAGCTCGCGCGCGATCCCGAGTTCGAGGATCGGTTCATCGCCGAGGCCAAGGTCGCGGTCAAGCTGTCGCACACCAACGTCGTCCAGGTGTTCGACTTCGGGCGCTTCTCGGGCTCGCTGTTCATCGCGATGGAGTACGTCGACGGGCTCGACCTCGCCGCGCTGCTGCGGCGCCTGCGCGATCGCGGCACCAAGGTGCCGGTGGCGGCGGCGTTCCAGATCGCGATCGAGCTGGCGCGCGGGCTCGACTTCGCGCACCAGCACGGGGTCGTCCACCGCGACGTGTCGCCCTCGAACATCCTCTTGTCCCGCGCCGGCGAGGTGAAGATCGCCGACTTCGGGATCGCGGTCGCGGCCCAGCCGCCGCGCCCGGCCAGCGGCAGCCGCCGCAAGGTGATGGGCAAGTGGCGCTACATGTCGCCCGAGCAGGCCCGCGGCGAGACCGTCGACACCCGCAGCGACATGTTCTCGGCGGCGTCGGTGATGTACGAGCTGTTCACGAGCGAGAAGCTGTTCCCCGGCGACGAGGCCGAGGACATCATCCGCAACATCGCCGAGATGCCGCTGCCGAAGCCGTCGCAGGTGCGGCCGGGCCTGCCGCCGCGCCTCGACGAGATCCTCCACCACGCCCTGGCGCGCCTGCCGGATCAGCGCCCGGCCCGCCCGGCGGTGATCCTGCGCGCGCTGACCGAGCTGACCTACGAGTCGAGCATCATCTCGACCGCGCTCGACGTGGCCGAGGTCGTGTCGGACGCGCTCGACACCGCGACCCCGACCGGCAAGCGCCTCGACGCGATCATCCGGGCCCAGCTCGCCAACATCGCGCAGGAGGGCTCGCAGCACCGCCGCACCGCCCGCGGCGACGCCGAGCGCAAGACCGCCGACGCGACCGCGCCGCCGGGCATGACCGACGCCGACCGCAAGACCGCGGTCACGCAGCTCCAGCGCAACCGCCGGCCCACCGCCGACGGCGGCGTCGATCACGACGTGATCGACGAGTCGGTGCCGGTGCTCAAGAGCACGATCGGCTCCGACGGCCTGACCCGGCTCGAGCTCGACGAGACCACCATCGCCGGGGCCGAGTGGCTGCGCCCGGGCGAGCCGCCGGCGATGCCGACCGTGACCCCGGCGAGCCCGGTGGCCGTGGCCGCGCCCGCGCCTGCGCCTGCGGCCGGGCCGCGCCGACGCTGGCTGGCCGGCGCCGCGGTGGTCGCGGCCGGGGCGATCGCCGCGGTCCTGGCCTGGCCCCGCGGCCGCGCCGCCAGCCCCCCGCCGGCCGCGGCGGTCGCGGTCGTCGACGCCGGCCCGGTGGCGCCGCGCCCGGCGGTGCTGGTGGTCGAGAGCG
The sequence above is a segment of the Myxococcales bacterium genome. Coding sequences within it:
- a CDS encoding serine/threonine protein kinase, giving the protein MSEVPEKSLERYDVLDRIAVGGMAEVFLAKAYGAHGFEKTLAIKRILPELARDPEFEDRFIAEAKVAVKLSHTNVVQVFDFGRFSGSLFIAMEYVDGLDLAALLRRLRDRGTKVPVAAAFQIAIELARGLDFAHQHGVVHRDVSPSNILLSRAGEVKIADFGIAVAAQPPRPASGSRRKVMGKWRYMSPEQARGETVDTRSDMFSAASVMYELFTSEKLFPGDEAEDIIRNIAEMPLPKPSQVRPGLPPRLDEILHHALARLPDQRPARPAVILRALTELTYESSIISTALDVAEVVSDALDTATPTGKRLDAIIRAQLANIAQEGSQHRRTARGDAERKTADATAPPGMTDADRKTAVTQLQRNRRPTADGGVDHDVIDESVPVLKSTIGSDGLTRLELDETTIAGAEWLRPGEPPAMPTVTPASPVAVAAPAPAPAAGPRRRWLAGAAVVAAGAIAAVLAWPRGRAASPPPAAAVAVVDAGPVAPRPAVLVVESVPAGAHGTVGDQLISATPVTLEVRAGTPLPLRLELDGYRPYVDDRVEVAAGQTLRIRAAMVVAGARLIVRTEPPGAEVTLDGADVGVTPLTLDDVPAHTARIGLSRAGSVATTATVELRAGREAVVTRTLKAAPVPTGTIQLQVVDGWGEIYLNGKKIGQAPARALRLPIGRHHLRIVNPPTGRVAEIDVEVTADATKYYQARFP